A window of the bacterium genome harbors these coding sequences:
- a CDS encoding DinB family protein, which translates to MSNNRTLLPFAGYPPRIGRYLTQMEDVRRQLKKYVEGLTPEQLAWHPNDKVESIGTLLLHIAAVECSWIGEDIMRRPMDDEWKIAFPIRFGIPQVSGQPLEYFLNTLDAIREQTKADLKTLEDEDLDRLISPLDPGDPSNTAQFTIEWILYHVVDHEAHHKGQIAAMKRLLPVPIP; encoded by the coding sequence ATGAGCAACAATCGCACCCTGCTGCCCTTTGCCGGCTATCCGCCGCGCATCGGACGTTATCTCACGCAGATGGAGGATGTCCGACGGCAATTGAAGAAGTATGTCGAAGGATTGACGCCGGAACAGTTGGCCTGGCATCCCAATGACAAAGTCGAGTCGATCGGCACATTGCTTCTGCACATCGCCGCGGTCGAATGTTCCTGGATCGGCGAGGACATCATGCGCCGTCCGATGGACGACGAATGGAAGATCGCCTTTCCGATCCGTTTCGGCATTCCGCAGGTCTCGGGCCAGCCGCTGGAGTACTTTCTCAATACGCTGGATGCCATCCGGGAACAGACCAAGGCCGACTTGAAGACGCTGGAGGACGAGGATCTGGATCGCTTGATCTCGCCCTTGGATCCCGGCGATCCGTCGAACACAGCGCAGTTTACGATTGAGTGGATTCTTTACCACGTGGTCGACCACGAGGCGCATCACAAGGGGCAGATCGCCGCGATGAAGCGCCTGCTGCCCGTTCCGATTCCATGA
- a CDS encoding NADPH-dependent oxidoreductase: MSDDILSNPVVRSLRAHRSIRRFTAEPVSDETLNALIETAQRSSTSSNLQCYSVIVVRDPERKRRIALLCGNQQQIIDAPVFLAHCADLNRARLVCEQAGYRFEAKFVELLLLSVIDVTIFAQTLLSAAEGIGLGGCYIGAARNHPFELAEVLGLPPLVFAVFGMTLGHPDPAHQPPLRPRLPLAGVIHHETYDDARWTEAHRAYDRAMRETGIYKGRQIDLSKRLPGWSRVIDDADYGWIEHSARRWIDPAGFRADIRPFLDRQGFGFD; this comes from the coding sequence ATGAGCGACGATATCCTGTCCAACCCGGTGGTGCGTTCGTTGCGGGCGCACCGCTCGATCCGCCGATTCACCGCCGAGCCGGTGAGCGACGAGACGCTCAACGCGCTGATCGAGACCGCCCAGCGTTCCTCGACCTCCTCAAACCTGCAATGCTACTCGGTGATTGTCGTGCGCGATCCGGAGCGAAAGCGCCGCATCGCGCTCTTGTGCGGCAACCAGCAGCAGATCATCGACGCGCCGGTCTTTCTGGCGCACTGCGCCGATCTGAACCGCGCGCGGCTGGTCTGCGAGCAGGCGGGGTACCGTTTCGAGGCGAAGTTTGTCGAACTGCTGCTGTTGTCGGTGATCGACGTCACCATTTTTGCGCAGACCCTGCTGTCGGCGGCCGAGGGCATCGGGCTGGGCGGCTGTTACATCGGCGCGGCGCGTAATCATCCCTTCGAGTTGGCCGAGGTTCTCGGATTGCCGCCGCTGGTGTTTGCGGTCTTCGGCATGACGCTGGGCCATCCCGATCCGGCGCATCAGCCGCCGTTGCGCCCGCGTCTGCCGCTGGCCGGCGTCATCCATCACGAAACCTACGACGATGCGCGCTGGACAGAGGCGCATCGCGCGTACGACAGAGCGATGCGCGAGACGGGCATCTACAAGGGACGCCAGATCGACCTGAGCAAACGTCTCCCCGGCTGGTCGCGCGTCATCGATGACGCGGACTATGGTTGGATCGAGCATTCGGCGCGGCGCTGGATCGATCCGGCGGGGTTCCGTGCCGACATCCGCCCGTTCCTCGACCGTCAGGGGTTCGGGTTCGACTGA
- a CDS encoding glycerophosphodiester phosphodiesterase, with protein MQIIAHRGNSSVCHENTMAAFERAVADGADGIEFDLRLTADRQWVIHHDAELELDGKRQAISALPLHETLRARVGPQREPIPRLDDFLLWARETRIPLVFDIKDRDGIRELVETIERAGIENPAIYSSFHRSVLKALELARPDWPRGLIVGDPRSALARQFLTGSLIRWARRHRLTSLHLDEHWVVPSTLAKMREAGLRLAIWTVDDPLRMTLLAALEIDALITNRPDLARITLRGNS; from the coding sequence ATGCAGATTATCGCCCACCGCGGGAATTCATCGGTCTGCCACGAGAACACAATGGCGGCGTTCGAGCGCGCGGTCGCCGACGGCGCCGATGGCATCGAGTTCGACCTGCGGCTGACCGCCGACCGCCAGTGGGTGATCCACCATGATGCGGAGCTGGAACTGGACGGGAAGCGTCAGGCAATCTCCGCGCTGCCGCTGCACGAGACGCTGCGCGCCCGGGTCGGTCCCCAGCGCGAGCCGATCCCGCGCCTCGACGACTTTCTGCTCTGGGCGCGTGAAACGCGCATCCCGCTGGTCTTCGACATCAAGGACCGCGACGGAATCAGGGAATTGGTGGAGACCATTGAACGCGCCGGCATCGAGAACCCGGCGATCTACTCCTCCTTTCATCGCTCGGTGTTGAAGGCGCTCGAACTGGCGCGTCCCGACTGGCCGCGAGGGCTGATCGTCGGCGATCCGCGCTCGGCGCTGGCGCGGCAGTTCCTCACCGGCTCGCTCATCCGCTGGGCGCGGCGGCACCGGCTGACATCGCTGCATCTGGATGAACACTGGGTGGTGCCATCGACGCTGGCGAAGATGCGCGAGGCCGGGCTGCGCCTGGCGATCTGGACGGTCGATGATCCGCTGCGGATGACACTGCTGGCGGCGCTGGAAATCGACGCGCTCATCACCAACCGGCCCGACTTGGCGCGTATAACACTGCGTGGAAACTCGTAG
- a CDS encoding DUF4846 domain-containing protein yields the protein METRSPFWSRIIWTALIGGGLATAALASEYAGLARSAGPSGGIVERFAPPDGYARVPLAADSYKEWLRQLPLLPDTTPARDWTGRLVFAPTEIGGVLDWRLLGAEEQCADIVMRLLAEFAWVVDPSSIPSFRSLSGQEMTWARWLSGRYGTNTAQTAIVHTSGARREPGRRELDAYLRFVMTYANTASLARDWPEVAPADLAIGDVVIQPHCTGQGMGHLSVVVDACRDTDGHQLYLFVDGFTPARDPVVRQRLAGDRSSAWMTLAEYLQLQSVFGPGFCHRPPAQ from the coding sequence GTGGAAACTCGTAGCCCATTCTGGTCGCGGATTATCTGGACAGCGCTCATCGGCGGCGGCCTTGCCACTGCGGCCCTGGCGTCGGAGTATGCGGGCCTGGCGCGAAGCGCCGGACCTTCCGGCGGCATCGTCGAGCGCTTTGCGCCGCCGGACGGGTATGCCCGTGTCCCTCTGGCGGCGGATTCCTACAAGGAGTGGCTGCGGCAGCTTCCGCTTCTGCCCGACACCACACCCGCCCGCGACTGGACAGGGCGGCTGGTGTTCGCTCCGACTGAGATCGGCGGCGTGCTCGATTGGCGGCTTTTGGGCGCCGAGGAGCAATGTGCCGACATCGTGATGCGGTTGTTGGCCGAGTTCGCATGGGTAGTCGATCCCTCCTCGATTCCTTCCTTTCGAAGTCTTTCGGGGCAGGAGATGACCTGGGCGCGGTGGTTGTCGGGACGGTATGGAACCAACACGGCGCAGACCGCCATCGTGCACACTTCCGGGGCGCGTCGCGAGCCCGGCCGCCGCGAACTGGACGCCTACCTGCGCTTTGTCATGACATACGCCAACACCGCATCGCTGGCGCGCGACTGGCCGGAGGTCGCGCCTGCCGATCTGGCGATCGGCGATGTGGTCATTCAGCCGCACTGCACCGGGCAGGGCATGGGGCATTTGTCGGTCGTGGTCGATGCCTGTCGCGACACGGATGGCCATCAACTCTACCTGTTTGTCGATGGATTTACCCCGGCCCGCGATCCGGTCGTGCGTCAACGGCTCGCGGGTGATCGGTCGTCGGCGTGGATGACGCTCGCCGAATACCTGCAATTGCAGAGCGTCTTCGGCCCCGGCTTCTGCCACCGTCCCCCCGCACAGTAA
- a CDS encoding M1 family metallopeptidase, translating to MIRRRSAPGRNVAGCAILAAILLLPHQVLADARLPRQVVPTEQAITLALDADKPDYRGATTITLAVTELSATIQFHSNGLSLGQLELVQNGRTIPTTIDPGEWEIVTVRAASPLSVGTATLRMDFTNTYDTTAVSLYRTVVDGQGYCFTQMEADEARDAFPCWDEPGFKIPYQLTISVPEGHTAVTNMPLEEESIDNGWRVMRFKKSPPMPSYLLAIATGPLEFTPIPGMSTPGNIVCIKGRSHLVEHALRTTPPLLAALERYFGSPYPYDKLDLIAVPEFWPGGMENPGAITFAEGILLLDPKNASVGQKRSQAAVIAHELAHMWFGDLVTMEWWDDLWLNESFASWMGSKVTHEVFPEYGMEVGAVRAASGAMITDARPSTRAIRQPVAATDNLLQSADELAYSKGEAVLGMFEAWLGPEVFRRGVIDYISQNAWKNATAQDLWAALTAASQRDFAATMATFVDQPGVPVVAAELTMDGKVRLSQRRFSSFGHEVGGELWAIPVQLKYADRAGTKSQSFLLDAPEATLSLESDGPPQWVMPNAGSAGYYRWTVPPQMLAALAEQGTQWLSVTERVGLIGNVSALLDAGIISGDDYLRTLNHFADDPNPQVISTLLAGLDKVKNAFVTEDLQDEFALYVRRTLGPALERFGMTSRAGEDEEVTRFRPQLIGWLGEEGRDPAVLAYADSLAQTYLRDPAAVDPAFAGTAMALTAQHGDRALFDECRRRFESAQIPQQRSLFLNTLGHFRDPALVEEALRYTLEGPLRPNEFFNIPFAVRSHPAHEQKVMDWTIANYESITAKLPPLIVPFLPYIAEGCSRDRLAAARTFFSDPSRIMAGTEESLAKITDQVNDCAGLREREGAKVSAYLKQFVAAHD from the coding sequence ATGATCAGACGTCGATCGGCCCCGGGCCGCAACGTTGCGGGGTGTGCCATCCTGGCGGCCATCTTGTTGCTGCCGCATCAGGTCCTCGCCGATGCCCGCCTCCCCCGTCAGGTGGTTCCCACCGAACAAGCGATCACGCTGGCGCTGGATGCCGACAAACCGGACTACCGCGGCGCCACGACGATTACGTTGGCCGTGACGGAACTATCCGCGACGATCCAGTTTCATTCCAACGGACTGTCGCTGGGCCAACTCGAACTCGTGCAGAACGGCCGCACCATTCCGACCACAATCGATCCGGGCGAATGGGAGATTGTGACGGTCAGGGCCGCGTCGCCTTTGTCCGTCGGTACGGCGACGCTGCGGATGGATTTCACCAACACCTACGACACCACCGCTGTCAGTCTGTACCGCACCGTGGTCGACGGCCAGGGGTACTGCTTCACGCAGATGGAGGCGGACGAGGCCCGCGATGCCTTTCCCTGCTGGGACGAGCCGGGCTTCAAGATTCCCTATCAGTTGACTATCAGCGTGCCCGAGGGGCATACCGCGGTCACCAACATGCCGCTGGAGGAGGAGTCGATCGACAACGGCTGGCGCGTCATGCGGTTCAAGAAGAGCCCGCCCATGCCCTCCTACCTTCTGGCGATCGCCACCGGCCCGCTGGAATTCACGCCGATTCCGGGAATGTCGACCCCCGGCAACATTGTCTGCATCAAGGGACGCTCCCACCTGGTGGAGCACGCCCTCCGAACCACGCCGCCGCTTCTGGCGGCGCTGGAGCGTTACTTCGGCAGCCCGTACCCCTATGACAAACTCGACCTGATCGCGGTGCCGGAATTCTGGCCGGGCGGGATGGAAAATCCCGGAGCGATCACCTTCGCCGAGGGCATTCTGCTCCTGGACCCGAAGAACGCCAGCGTCGGGCAGAAGCGCTCGCAGGCGGCGGTCATCGCGCATGAGCTCGCGCACATGTGGTTTGGCGACCTGGTCACGATGGAATGGTGGGATGACCTCTGGCTCAATGAATCGTTCGCGTCCTGGATGGGCAGCAAGGTCACGCACGAGGTCTTTCCCGAGTACGGCATGGAAGTCGGGGCGGTGCGCGCGGCATCGGGGGCGATGATCACCGACGCGCGTCCTTCGACGCGCGCCATCCGTCAGCCGGTGGCGGCCACCGACAATTTGCTGCAGTCGGCCGACGAACTGGCCTACAGCAAGGGCGAGGCGGTCCTCGGGATGTTCGAGGCATGGCTGGGCCCCGAGGTGTTCCGTCGCGGGGTCATTGATTATATCAGCCAGAACGCCTGGAAGAACGCCACGGCGCAGGATCTCTGGGCGGCGCTGACGGCGGCATCGCAGCGCGACTTTGCCGCAACGATGGCGACCTTCGTCGACCAGCCGGGCGTCCCGGTGGTGGCGGCGGAGTTGACCATGGACGGCAAGGTGCGGCTCTCGCAGCGGCGTTTCTCCAGCTTCGGCCATGAGGTCGGCGGCGAGCTCTGGGCGATCCCCGTGCAATTGAAGTACGCCGACCGGGCCGGCACCAAGTCGCAGTCGTTCCTGCTCGATGCGCCCGAGGCCACCTTGTCGCTGGAGTCCGATGGCCCGCCGCAGTGGGTGATGCCAAACGCCGGATCAGCGGGGTACTACCGCTGGACGGTGCCGCCGCAGATGCTGGCGGCGCTGGCCGAGCAGGGCACTCAGTGGCTGTCGGTGACAGAGCGGGTGGGACTCATCGGCAACGTCAGCGCGCTGTTGGATGCCGGGATCATCTCCGGCGATGATTACCTGCGCACGCTCAATCATTTTGCCGATGACCCCAATCCCCAGGTGATCTCGACATTGCTCGCGGGGTTGGATAAGGTGAAGAATGCCTTTGTGACTGAGGATTTGCAGGACGAATTCGCGCTCTATGTCCGCCGGACGCTGGGTCCGGCGTTGGAGCGCTTCGGGATGACGTCGCGGGCGGGCGAGGACGAAGAGGTGACGCGGTTCCGTCCGCAGTTGATCGGCTGGCTGGGCGAGGAAGGACGCGACCCGGCGGTGCTGGCTTACGCCGATTCGTTGGCGCAGACCTACCTGCGCGATCCGGCCGCGGTCGATCCCGCGTTTGCGGGCACGGCGATGGCGCTTACGGCGCAGCATGGCGACCGTGCGTTGTTCGACGAGTGCCGACGGCGCTTCGAATCGGCGCAGATTCCCCAGCAGCGGTCGCTGTTCTTGAACACGCTGGGTCATTTCCGCGACCCCGCCCTGGTGGAGGAGGCGCTGCGGTACACCTTGGAGGGCCCATTGCGTCCGAATGAGTTCTTCAACATTCCCTTTGCCGTGCGGTCCCATCCGGCCCATGAGCAGAAGGTGATGGACTGGACGATCGCCAATTACGAGTCCATCACCGCCAAATTGCCGCCGCTGATCGTTCCGTTTCTGCCCTACATCGCCGAGGGGTGCTCGCGGGACCGTCTCGCCGCGGCCCGGACCTTTTTTTCGGACCCGTCACGAATCATGGCCGGCACCGAAGAAAGTCTTGCCAAAATCACCGATCAGGTGAATGATTGTGCCGGCTTGCGGGAGCGCGAGGGGGCAAAGGTATCGGCCTACCTCAAGCAGTTCGTCGCGGCCCACGACTGA
- a CDS encoding protein kinase, producing the protein MTGQTIAHYQITAKLGEGGMGEVFLATDTKLDRQVALKFLPAQLQSDPQARERLLREARAASKLNHKNILTIYAVESAEGRDFIVMEYVDGRSLKDLIDAREPIPVEQIIRIALHVCDGLSAAHEQGIVHRDIKPANILITAKGQVKITDFGLATWRGAGQLTKEGTTVGTAAYMSPEQIQGRSVDPRSDLFALGVMLYELLAGRRPFAGEHDAAITYAIINDIPEPLARFKSGLHPGLEQVVARALEKDPGTRYQTATDMLAELKRIRREIEGSQPSMLSRTMATPPRRSYLRYVFAASAVAVVALLFFVLKPFKFDVGAGQPANASENSLAIMYFDNVADPADTDRIAQMTTGLLITDLSESQYIKVVSRQRLYDLLKQLGHEGETRIDQNTATEIARKAGVRYILTGEIYQSSPRLVIASQISEVARGEVVSSQKITGAEGEDIFAVVDRLSSAVRSDLSLPAQASAEPDRPVAEMTSRSADAYRHLLEGIDYSRKLYHAEAAASLKKALEYDSTLAIAYFYLSLTDVFDRRAGWLEQGMRHIDRAGWRDARMIRAKYAETNGDIATALNDLGEIIARDPNDKDALFSRGYIYRFRLREYRKALQDFLRIVAIDPSDKNAYNLLAYGYQDVGDIENSLKAINQYIALAPDEANPYDTRGDLYARAGQTEQAIASYRRALQIKPDFPTLDKLGALLVQLGRFVEADSLFQTAIALPNVERRSFGRAGMALSPLRQGDFDRADEIARQGMAADEMDQYEGAAYREKLVIRIAIDQQRRNFEKALRGAEELHRMIRQQQPAEANAALDWVVEIRAQAGDFDGARSSLEQLQAAVKGRPLEDSAALAFAQGVLEFWQGNYAAAASHLARADSISDPFDYALMLGRAYLQNGQLDRAVGVLEQRLRSFDEERIFNPIGSTLIHYYLAQAYERSGWSQKAAEEYEKFLGLWHKADPDLVEIADARARLMKLRS; encoded by the coding sequence ATGACTGGCCAGACCATCGCGCACTACCAGATCACGGCCAAGCTCGGCGAGGGCGGGATGGGCGAGGTGTTTCTCGCCACCGACACCAAACTCGACCGCCAGGTGGCGCTGAAGTTCCTCCCGGCGCAACTGCAGTCCGATCCGCAGGCGCGCGAACGATTGCTGCGCGAAGCGCGGGCCGCCTCCAAACTCAATCATAAGAACATCCTCACGATCTACGCCGTCGAATCGGCCGAGGGACGCGACTTCATTGTCATGGAGTACGTCGATGGCCGCTCCCTCAAGGACCTGATCGACGCGCGCGAGCCGATCCCCGTTGAGCAGATCATCCGCATCGCGTTGCATGTCTGCGACGGGCTGTCGGCGGCGCACGAGCAGGGAATCGTTCATCGCGACATCAAGCCGGCCAACATCCTGATCACCGCCAAGGGGCAGGTGAAGATCACCGACTTCGGGCTGGCGACCTGGCGCGGCGCCGGCCAACTGACCAAGGAAGGCACAACCGTCGGCACCGCCGCCTACATGTCGCCCGAGCAGATCCAGGGACGGTCGGTCGACCCCCGCTCTGATCTGTTCGCGCTCGGCGTGATGCTCTATGAACTGCTGGCGGGACGGCGTCCCTTCGCCGGCGAGCACGACGCGGCGATCACCTACGCGATCATCAACGACATCCCGGAACCGCTGGCGCGCTTCAAGTCCGGACTGCATCCGGGCCTGGAGCAGGTTGTGGCCCGCGCGCTGGAAAAGGACCCCGGCACGCGGTACCAGACCGCCACCGACATGCTGGCGGAACTGAAACGCATCCGCCGGGAGATCGAAGGCTCACAGCCGTCGATGCTGTCGCGCACGATGGCCACGCCGCCCCGACGCAGTTACCTCCGGTACGTTTTCGCCGCTTCGGCGGTCGCGGTCGTCGCGCTCCTGTTCTTCGTGCTCAAGCCCTTCAAATTCGATGTCGGCGCCGGCCAGCCGGCCAACGCCTCCGAGAACTCGCTGGCGATTATGTATTTCGACAACGTTGCCGATCCCGCCGACACCGACAGGATCGCACAGATGACCACCGGGCTTCTGATCACCGACCTGTCCGAATCGCAATACATCAAGGTGGTCAGCCGCCAACGCCTCTACGACCTGTTGAAGCAATTGGGTCACGAGGGCGAGACACGCATCGACCAGAACACCGCCACCGAGATCGCCCGCAAGGCCGGCGTCAGGTACATCCTCACCGGCGAAATCTATCAATCCTCCCCGCGCCTGGTGATTGCCTCCCAGATTTCCGAGGTGGCGCGCGGTGAGGTCGTCTCCAGCCAGAAGATCACCGGCGCCGAGGGGGAAGATATCTTCGCGGTGGTCGACCGGCTCAGCAGCGCGGTGCGCTCCGATCTGTCGTTGCCCGCGCAGGCGAGCGCGGAGCCCGACCGGCCGGTGGCCGAGATGACCTCGCGCTCGGCCGACGCGTACCGCCATCTCCTCGAAGGCATCGATTACTCGCGCAAACTCTACCACGCCGAAGCGGCCGCCAGTCTCAAGAAGGCGCTCGAGTACGATTCCACGCTGGCCATCGCCTACTTCTATCTCAGTCTGACCGATGTGTTTGACCGCCGCGCCGGCTGGCTGGAACAGGGCATGCGCCACATCGACCGCGCCGGCTGGCGGGACGCCCGCATGATTCGGGCCAAGTACGCCGAAACGAACGGCGATATCGCGACGGCGTTGAACGACCTCGGAGAGATCATCGCGCGGGATCCCAATGACAAGGACGCGCTGTTTTCCCGCGGCTACATCTATCGGTTCCGCCTGCGCGAATACCGAAAGGCCCTGCAGGATTTCCTCCGCATCGTGGCGATCGATCCCTCTGACAAGAATGCCTATAACCTGCTGGCCTACGGCTACCAGGACGTGGGCGACATTGAGAACTCACTGAAAGCCATCAACCAGTACATCGCCCTGGCGCCCGATGAAGCCAACCCGTATGACACTCGGGGCGATCTCTATGCGCGCGCGGGCCAGACCGAACAGGCCATCGCCTCATACCGAAGAGCGCTGCAGATCAAGCCCGACTTCCCGACGCTGGACAAGCTGGGGGCTTTGCTGGTGCAACTCGGACGGTTCGTCGAGGCCGACTCTCTGTTTCAGACCGCCATCGCGTTGCCCAATGTGGAACGGCGATCCTTTGGACGCGCCGGGATGGCGCTATCGCCGCTGCGCCAGGGGGACTTTGACCGCGCCGACGAAATCGCCCGGCAGGGGATGGCCGCCGATGAAATGGACCAGTATGAGGGGGCGGCCTACCGTGAGAAGCTGGTCATTCGCATTGCGATCGACCAGCAGCGCCGGAACTTCGAGAAGGCGCTTCGCGGCGCTGAGGAGTTGCACCGGATGATCCGGCAGCAGCAACCGGCCGAAGCCAATGCCGCCCTCGACTGGGTGGTGGAGATTCGCGCCCAGGCCGGCGACTTCGACGGCGCGCGGTCGTCGCTGGAACAATTGCAAGCCGCGGTGAAGGGGCGGCCCCTGGAGGACTCGGCCGCGCTGGCGTTCGCGCAGGGCGTTCTCGAGTTCTGGCAGGGGAACTATGCGGCGGCCGCTTCGCACCTGGCTCGGGCCGACAGCATTTCGGACCCCTTCGACTATGCGCTCATGCTCGGACGCGCCTATCTCCAGAATGGCCAGTTGGATCGCGCCGTCGGAGTCCTCGAGCAACGTTTGCGTAGCTTCGACGAAGAGCGAATCTTCAACCCAATTGGCAGCACGCTCATTCACTACTATCTGGCTCAGGCCTACGAACGCTCCGGATGGAGTCAAAAGGCCGCCGAGGAGTATGAGAAGTTTCTCGGTCTGTGGCACAAAGCCGACCCCGACCTCGTCGAAATCGCCGACGCGCGGGCGCGGCTGATGAAGCTCCGGTCCTAA
- the ccsA gene encoding cytochrome c biogenesis protein CcsA: METLGKSLIWLATAGVIASLVMYLRGDQWLRQARWSFRGVTLLISVSLGLLLTLILLHRFDFVYVRNYSSSDLPLYYLIATLWGGQEGTLLLWIFYISLLALILIRTAGRFERFSMAVINLFIFSVLLILLKRSPFEATAEAPMEGAGLNPLLQDFWMTIHPPVMFLGFALSIFPFALAIAGWVRQEYKLWAGHAWVWLLGTWCTLGTALVMGGYWAYKVLGWGGYWAWDPVENSSLIPWIFATGGAHALVTFKKKNALARSAYLFSILPFVSVLFGSFLTRSGVLGDFSVHSFLDLGINSYLVASLALFTLLGFGVLFWRYNKVRATIAYSSMGTVDFLISVGVLSLLVAGVLVLVGMSTPLWTRLGGPPSNVTLRYYFLATTPIALILLLALSIFPFMRWIKPTKPFISPQAAIPFTFAMLVGAVAILAGVHEVLYICLLVLGAFATASNVWVLADRFRKSRRVPGAYLAHVGLAVLIVGAAVSSAYERKEQVPLPLGETVEKFGWLMTYEGKDHAQNETPYHVLVERAGSNTAYRMSPRQFELPYGKGTMRKPAVKKFWNKDLYISPVDEVGGTPGETVVLTKGKTQTLAGFEITFLGFEMGGHGEGNVGSVGCAFLLTGDMRIDTITPTVESTPEGMRDVPASSADGRFTLAVGRIDANTGAVEVQVSDRDNPSAAKPVFWIEISEKPLINLFWAGTTLMVLGGLLALRKRAGQIDEFQSERHPAAAQAAADSPSTRRPEGVSTT; encoded by the coding sequence GTGGAAACTCTCGGAAAATCACTGATCTGGCTGGCGACCGCGGGTGTGATTGCCTCGCTGGTCATGTACCTGCGCGGCGACCAGTGGCTCCGTCAGGCCCGCTGGAGTTTCCGCGGCGTCACTCTGTTGATTTCGGTCTCGCTTGGCCTGCTTTTGACGCTGATCCTTTTGCATCGATTCGACTTTGTCTATGTCCGCAATTACTCCTCCTCCGACCTGCCGCTCTACTACCTGATCGCCACCCTCTGGGGCGGGCAGGAGGGGACCCTGCTGCTTTGGATTTTCTACATCAGTCTTCTGGCGTTGATCCTGATCCGCACCGCCGGACGGTTTGAGCGTTTCTCAATGGCGGTGATCAACCTCTTCATCTTTTCCGTGCTGTTGATCCTGCTCAAACGCAGCCCGTTTGAGGCCACCGCCGAGGCGCCGATGGAAGGGGCCGGACTCAATCCGCTCCTGCAGGATTTCTGGATGACCATCCACCCGCCGGTGATGTTCCTCGGCTTTGCGCTCTCGATATTTCCCTTCGCCCTGGCGATCGCCGGCTGGGTGCGGCAGGAATACAAGCTGTGGGCCGGCCACGCGTGGGTCTGGCTCCTGGGCACCTGGTGCACCCTGGGCACCGCGTTGGTCATGGGCGGGTATTGGGCCTACAAGGTGCTCGGCTGGGGCGGGTACTGGGCATGGGATCCGGTGGAAAACTCTTCGCTCATCCCCTGGATCTTCGCCACCGGCGGCGCGCATGCGCTGGTGACATTCAAGAAGAAAAACGCTCTCGCGCGTTCGGCCTACCTGTTCTCCATTCTGCCCTTCGTCTCCGTTCTGTTCGGCTCGTTCCTGACCCGCTCGGGCGTGCTCGGCGATTTCTCCGTGCACTCGTTCCTCGACCTGGGCATCAATTCGTACCTGGTCGCCTCGCTGGCCCTCTTTACGTTGCTCGGCTTCGGCGTCCTTTTCTGGCGCTACAACAAGGTCCGCGCCACAATCGCCTACAGCTCGATGGGGACGGTCGATTTCCTGATTTCGGTCGGCGTGCTGTCACTGCTGGTGGCGGGCGTGTTGGTCTTGGTGGGCATGTCCACGCCGCTTTGGACTCGTCTGGGTGGACCGCCCTCGAACGTCACCCTGCGCTACTACTTCCTGGCGACCACGCCGATTGCGCTCATCCTGCTTTTGGCGCTGTCCATCTTCCCGTTCATGCGCTGGATCAAACCGACCAAGCCGTTCATTTCCCCGCAGGCGGCGATTCCGTTTACGTTCGCCATGCTGGTCGGCGCGGTGGCGATTCTCGCCGGGGTCCATGAGGTGCTCTACATCTGCCTGCTGGTCCTCGGGGCCTTCGCCACGGCGTCCAATGTCTGGGTGCTGGCCGATCGCTTCCGCAAGAGCCGTCGCGTGCCCGGCGCCTATCTCGCGCACGTCGGTCTGGCGGTGCTCATTGTCGGCGCGGCGGTCTCCAGCGCCTACGAACGCAAGGAGCAGGTCCCCCTGCCGCTGGGCGAGACCGTCGAGAAGTTCGGGTGGCTCATGACCTATGAGGGCAAGGATCACGCGCAGAACGAGACGCCGTACCATGTCCTCGTCGAACGCGCCGGATCGAACACGGCCTATCGCATGTCGCCGCGCCAGTTCGAATTGCCCTATGGCAAGGGCACGATGCGCAAGCCGGCGGTGAAGAAGTTCTGGAACAAGGACCTCTACATCTCGCCGGTCGATGAAGTCGGCGGGACGCCGGGCGAGACGGTGGTTCTCACCAAAGGCAAAACCCAGACCCTGGCCGGCTTCGAGATCACCTTCCTCGGCTTCGAGATGGGTGGCCATGGCGAAGGCAACGTGGGCAGCGTCGGGTGCGCCTTCCTGCTCACCGGCGACATGCGCATCGACACGATCACTCCGACGGTCGAAAGCACGCCCGAAGGGATGCGCGATGTGCCGGCGTCGTCGGCCGATGGCCGTTTTACGCTGGCGGTGGGGCGCATCGATGCCAACACCGGCGCGGTCGAAGTGCAGGTCTCCGACCGCGACAACCCCAGCGCCGCCAAGCCGGTCTTCTGGATTGAAATCTCGGAAAAACCGCTGATCAATCTCTTCTGGGCGGGCACCACCCTGATGGTTTTGGGCGGCCTACTGGCGCTGCGCAAACGCGCCGGGCAAATCGACGAGTTCCAATCCGAGCGCCACCCCGCGGCCGCCCAGGCGGCGGCCGACTCCCCGTCGACGCGGCGTCCCGAAGGCGTCAGCACGACCTGA